The following proteins are co-located in the Microcebus murinus isolate Inina chromosome 21, M.murinus_Inina_mat1.0, whole genome shotgun sequence genome:
- the LOC105862613 gene encoding bromodomain-containing protein 8 isoform X1, with protein MATGTGKHKLLSTGPTEPWSIREKLCLASSVMRSGDQNWVSVSRAIKPFAEPGRPPDWFSQKHCASQYSELLETTETPKRKRGEKGEVVETVEDVIVRKLTAERVEELKKVIKETQERYRRLKRDAELIQAGHMDSRLDELCNDIAMKKKLEEEEAEVKRKATDAAYQARQAVKTPPRRLPTVMVRSPIDSASPGGDYPLGDLTPTTMEEATSGVTPGTLPSTPITSFPGIPDTLPPGSAPLEAPMTPVTDDSPQKKMLGQKATPPPSPLLSELLKKGSLLPTSPRLVNESEMAVASGHLNSTGVLLEVGGVLPMIHGGEIQQTPNTVAASPAASGAPTLSRLLEAGPTQFTTPLASFTTVASEPPVKLVPPPVESVSQATIVMMPALPAPSSAPAVSTPESVAPVSQPDTCVPMEAVGDPHTVTVSMDSSEISMIINSIKEECFRSGVAEAPGGSKAPSIDGKEDLDLAEKMDIAVSYTGEELDFETVGDIIAIIEDKVDDHPEVLDVAAVEAALSFCEENDDPQSLPGPWEHPIQQERDKPVPLPTPEMTVKQERLDFEETESKGIHELVDVREPSVEIKLEPAEPEPGISGAEIVAGVVPATSMEPPELRSQDLDEEPRSTATGEITEADVASGRGDETPLTTVKTEASPESMLSPSHGPNPIEDPLEAETQHKFEMSDSLKEESGTIFGSQIKDAPGEDEEEDGVSEAASLEEPKEEDQGEGYLSEMDNEPPVSESDDGFSIHNATLQSHTLADSIPSSPASSQFSVCSEDQEAIQAQKIWKKAIMLVWRAAANHRYANVFLQPVTDDIAPGYHSIVQRPMDLSTIKKNIENGLIRSTAEFQRDIMLMFQNAVMYNSSDHDVYHMAVEMQRDVLEQIQQFLATQLIMQTSESGISAKSLRGRDSTRKQDASEKDSVPMGSPAFLLSLFDGGTRGRRCAIEADMKMKK; from the exons ggtATCAGTTAGCAGAGCAATCAAGCCTTTTGCAGAACCTGGCCGCCCTCCAGACTGGTTTTCTCAAAAA cATTGTGCTTCCCAATACTCAGAGCTTCTAGAGACCACTGAGACCCCAAA ACGGAAACGAGGCGAAAAGGGAGAAGTAGTAGAAACTGTTGAAGATGTCATTGTTCGGAAACTGACTGCTGAGCGAGTTGAAGAACTAAAGAAAGTGATAAAGGAAACCCAGGAGAGATATAG ACGGCTAAAAAGAGATGCAGAACTAATTCAAGCTGGACACATGGACAGCAGACTGGATGAGCTTTGCAATGACATTGCAAT GAAGAAGAaattggaggaggaggaggctgaagTAAAAAGGAAGGCTACAGATGCTGCATATCAGG CTCGTCAAGCAGTAAAAACACCGCCTCGGAGGTTACCTACTGTGATGGTCCGCTCTCCTATAGATTCTGCCTCCCCAGGAGGTGATTATCCACTTGGGGACTTGACTCCAACCACTATGGAAGAGGCCACCTCTGGG GTAACCCCCGGGACTTTGCCGAGTACCCCAATCACCTCGTTTCCTGGGATTCCTGACACCCTTCCTCCAGGCTCTGCACCCTTAGAAGCCCCCATGACCCCAGTAACAGATGATTCACCCCAGAAAAAGATGCTTGGACAGAAAGCAactccacccccctcccctctgctgtCAGAGCTCTTGAAGAAGGGCAGCCTCTTGCCTACTAGCCCCAGACTG GTCAATGAGAGTGAAATGGCTGTGGCTTCTGGCCACCTGAACAGTACAGGTGTCCTCCTGGAGGTAGGCGGGGTCCTTCCCATGATACATGGTGGGGAGATACAGCAAACACCCAATACTGTTGCAGCCTCCCCTGCTGCCTCAG GTGCTCCCACTCTTTCCCGGCTTTTAGAAGCTGGTCCTACACAGTTCACCACACCTCTTGCTTCCTTCACTACTGTTGCCAGTGAGCCTCCAGTTAAACTTGTGCCACCCCCTGTAGAGTCTGTGTCCCAGGCTACCATTGTCATGATGCCTGCGCTGCCAGCACCATCCTCTGCTCCGGCTGTCTCCACTCCTGAAAGTGTAGCTCCAG TGAGTCAGCCTGACACCTGTGTTCCCATGGAGGCTGTGGGGGATCCACATACTGTGACTGTTTCCATGGATAGCAGTGAAATCTCCATGATCATTAATTCTATCAAAGAAGAGTGTTTTCGATCAGGGGTAGCAGAGGCCCCTGGAGGATCAAAGGCTCCCAGCATAGATGGGAAGGAAGATTTAGATTTAGCTGAGAAGATGGATATCGCTGTGTCTTACACAGGTGAAGAGCTGGACTTTGAGACTGTTGGAGATATCATTGCCATCATAGAGGACAAG GTAGATGATCATCCTGAAGTGCTGGATGTGGCAGCAGTGGAAGCAGCACTGTCATTTTGTGAAGAGAATGATGATCCCCAGTCTTTGCCTGGGCCCTGGGAACACCCTATCCAGCAGGAGCGGGACAAGCCAGTGCCTCTCCCTACACCAGAGATGACAGTCAAGCAAGAGAGGCTGGATTTTGAGGAAACAGAAAGCAAGGGAATCCATGAATTGGTGGACGTCAGGGAACCCAGTGTTGAGATCAAGCTGGAACCTGCAGAACCAGAGCCAGGCATTTCAGGGGCCGAAATAGTAGCTGGAGTTGTTCCAGCTACAAGTATGGAGCCACCTGAACTCAGGAGCCAGGACTTGGATGAGGAACCCAGAAGTACTGCAACTGGAGAGATTACCGAAGCAGATGTTGCCAGTGGGAGAGGCGATGAGACCCCACTTACAACTGTGAAGACAGAG GCATCCCCTGAAAGCATGTTGTCTCCATCACATGGCCCAAATCCCATTGAAGATCCTTTAGAGGCAGAGACTCAGCACAAATTTGAAATGTCAG ACTCATTGAAAGAAGAATCAGGGACTATTTTTGGAAGCCAGATAAAG GATGCCCCAGGTGAGGATGAAGAGGAAGATGGGGTCAGTGAAGCGGCCAGCTTAGAGGAGCCTAAGGAAGAAGATCAAGGAGAAGGCTATTTGTCAGAAATGGATAATGAGCCCCCTGTGAGCGAGAGTGATGATGGCTTTAGCATACACAATGCTACGCTGCAGTCACACACACTGGCAGACTCCATCCCCAGCAGCCCTGCATCTTCACAGTT CTCTGTCTGTAGTGAGGATCAAGAAGCTATTCAGGCACAGAAAATCTGGAAGAAAGCCATTATGCTTGTATGGAGAGCTGCAGCAAATCATAG GTATGCCAATGTCTTTCTGCAGCCTGTTACAGATGACATAGCACCTGGCTACCACAGCATTGTACAGAG GCCTATGGATTTGTCAACTATcaagaaaaacattgaaaatggaCTGATCCGCAGCACAGCTGAATTTCAGCGTGACATTATGCTGATGTTTCAGAATGCTGTAATGTACAATAGCTCCGACCATGATGTCTATCACATGGCGGTAGAGATGCAGAGAGATGTCTTGGAGCAGATCCAG CAATTCTTGGCCACACAGTTGATTATGCAAACATCTGAGTCTGGGATCAGTGCTAAAAGTCTTCGAGGGAGAGATTCTACTCGCAAACAGGATGCTTCAGAGAAG GACAGTGTCCCCATGGGttctcctgccttccttctctctctcttt GATGGGGGAACCAGGGGACGCCGCTGTGCCATTGAAGCAGACATGAAGATGAAAAAGTGA